The DNA region GCTTTGCTCTTGCCGAAGAAGATCTCAAACTCCGTGGAAGCGGACGCATTCTTGGCACCGTCCAAAGTGGACGCGATCTTGGTTTCCGTTATATCCAGCTCACCGATATTCCACTCATGAAAAAAGCGAATGACGACGTAAAATCCTTTTTACAAAAAGAAGGCGGCTTAGAAGCCTACCCGACAATTGCAAAAGCTGTTCACCAATTGCAAGAATCAACGCACTTTGAATAAGCCAAGAGACTCACAAGCTTCGCGTACGGTAGAGCAGGGGACGAGCTTCGCTTTTGTCGTTTTTGGGAGCTTGGCTGATTTTGGCAAAATGATCGTTAAAAAACCTAGACGTTCAAGTTCGCGCACACGCATATCCATGCGTGAGACAGGACGTAATTCGCCAGCAAGACCTACCTCGCCAAAAGCGGCGACACTTTGATCAATGATTTGATCTTGCTTTGCTGATATTGCCGCAAGACAAAACGCGAGATCAGAAGCATTTTCTGCGGCCGAAAATCCACCAATGACATTGGCAAAAACGTCTTGATCACCAAAGCTTGCACCAACCCGACGTGCCATTACCGCCAAAAGAAGACTTGCGCGATTCGTATCAATACCAGAAGTGCGGCGTAATGGCGTTCCATAGCCAGCTGCCGTAACAAGTGCCTGCAACTCAACTAGGAGGGTTTTATTACCTTCAACAATAGGCGTTACGATAGTGCCCGAGGCTTTCGCTGGACGATGCGACAATAATGCAGCGCTCGGATCAAGAATCGGCTCGAGACCGCGTTCTGAGAGGTCAAGAATAGCCGTCTCATCCGCTGAGCCAAATCGATGTTTAAAAACTCTTAAAAGGCGATGTGACTGGCCACGATCACCCTCCATCATCAAAACAGTATCAACAAGATGCTCGAGAAGGCGAGGTCCAGCAATATCACCATCTTTATTGACCTGTCCAACCAAAATAACACTTGCACCCACATCTTTTGCTGCTTCGTTTAAAATAGCTGATGATGCTTTTATTTGCGTTGGATTACCTGGCTCACCCGTAACCTCTGGCATTCGCACTGATTGAATAGAGTCTACAATCGTTAGAGCCGGTTTTTGCGCGCGAATAGTTGCTGCAATCGTTAGAGCATCCGTCTCATCAAGAAAAGAGAGCGTCTCAGGTATGGTTGCACCTACGAGACGCTTTAATCGAGAGCCAACTTGTGATGGAGATTCTTCTCCCGTCACATAAAGCACGGGTCTATTTTGTCGTGCTATCTGAATCGCGAGTTGTGCCGTTAACGTAGACTTACCAATTCCGGGCTCACCACCAAGTAGGGTAACCGAGCCATTTACAATACCACCGGAAAGAAGCTCATCCCACCATAAAAGCTTTGTTGGGACGGGGACTGCAAGCGTCTCATCAAGCGCAGCAAAAGAACCGACCTTACCAGCCGGTTTTGCTTTACCTCTTGTGCCTGAAGAAGGGTTCGCTACAGCAGCCCCGTCTTCGTGAACAGTGCCCCAAGCGCCACATTCAGAGCATTGGCCAGACCATTTGGTAAATTGGCCATCGCATTTTGAGCACACGAAGACGGAAGAAGATTTCATACAAGTATGGTCACGGGCTGTGCAAAAGGTGTCAATACTCCTCCTTTAACCTCCTCCACTGCGGCAAGCATTATATTTTGCCATAAAACTAACTGTTCTTGAATCGGTTTCCCAACTAGGGCTATTTGCATAACCAACATAAAGTGCACGAGCCCTTGCAACATTGCCATTCGCCGCTCTAAACGTTGATTTAGCTGCGTAAGTCAGGGCACGAATGCCCCCTTCAATACTTAAAAGATCAGCAATTGAATAGCAGGTATTGTTAATATTCTTACCATAAACAAGTTGACCATCTTTCATACATTGATATGAATTACAGGTCGGATGCAGATTATCATCCGTAGCAGTTCGCTCTCTATTTTTGCGACACATTGAATGCCCAATGGTGACTTGGCCTATTCCAATACCGTGGGACATCTCCATATCCAGTCCAAAATCTGGCTTTGACGGATCAAGTGTATGGTCATCATTCCTCGGAGGATCATTTGGAGAAAATTGAACGCCTGTATACGTACGATGGAGAAATTTGTACCTACCGCGAGCAACGGTTGATTTTCTTGTGACATTTTCATCATGTCCTATAGCCCGAAAACGCCCTGCAGACTCTGACTGAACAGTGGCTACGATAAAGCATTCATCAATGCCAGCTTCTCTGGCAGCGATCCTTGCTAGGGCAACCGCCTGACGAGACGCATCACTGTCATTGGCGGGTGCTGCCCCTGAACTATAGGATGATTGAGATGTTATTGCTGTCCATTGATCCAATGGAATTAATTGAAACTCTACAGGATCAATTCTCTTAAATTTCAATGTCTCTAGTGAGAGTAGCGCTGGATTCACGGTATTCAAAATTACATAAGCTCCGAGAACTAGCCCCATACCGATAAGTGCGTCAGTGATTGTTTTCTTACCATTTTTAACACCAAGAGGCGTTGCTGCTAATAAATATTGAAAACCGCCATAAACCACCATTACGATAGCCACCGTTAAAACAATAGCCGTTAGATAGCGATATAGCGCATTTACGTATTGCCCGAGGTAGGGAACAGAAACAATACCACCTGACTCTGTGGCTGGTGTAAAAGAGAAGCCAGGGATTTCTACGCCTAACACTGGAACAATAGGGACGAAGGGAGCTTCTCCAGAATCCGCTGACTCTGATACCCCGGATGACGTCGCTACATCTGCTAAACATTTCTTACTTCCATCTGTTGGACGGCAAGCGAGGCCATTCGCGCAATTTACCTGCGTGCCTGAATCACCAGAGCACAATTGACCTTCTTTTAATTTACAGAAATTTTCTTCGCACGCATAAGCTGTGCCAGCTCCGCAATCAGCCTCTG from Candidatus Nomurabacteria bacterium includes:
- the radA gene encoding DNA repair protein RadA gives rise to the protein MKSSSVFVCSKCDGQFTKWSGQCSECGAWGTVHEDGAAVANPSSGTRGKAKPAGKVGSFAALDETLAVPVPTKLLWWDELLSGGIVNGSVTLLGGEPGIGKSTLTAQLAIQIARQNRPVLYVTGEESPSQVGSRLKRLVGATIPETLSFLDETDALTIAATIRAQKPALTIVDSIQSVRMPEVTGEPGNPTQIKASSAILNEAAKDVGASVILVGQVNKDGDIAGPRLLEHLVDTVLMMEGDRGQSHRLLRVFKHRFGSADETAILDLSERGLEPILDPSAALLSHRPAKASGTIVTPIVEGNKTLLVELQALVTAAGYGTPLRRTSGIDTNRASLLLAVMARRVGASFGDQDVFANVIGGFSAAENASDLAFCLAAISAKQDQIIDQSVAAFGEVGLAGELRPVSRMDMRVRELERLGFLTIILPKSAKLPKTTKAKLVPCSTVREACESLGLFKVR